A region of Arabidopsis thaliana chromosome 5, partial sequence DNA encodes the following proteins:
- a CDS encoding F-box/RNI-like/FBD-like domains-containing protein (F-box/RNI-like/FBD-like domains-containing protein; CONTAINS InterPro DOMAIN/s: FBD (InterPro:IPR013596), F-box domain, cyclin-like (InterPro:IPR001810), F-box domain, Skp2-like (InterPro:IPR022364), FBD-like (InterPro:IPR006566), Leucine-rich repeat 2 (InterPro:IPR013101); BEST Arabidopsis thaliana protein match is: F-box/RNI-like/FBD-like domains-containing protein (TAIR:AT5G53635.1); Has 1807 Blast hits to 1807 proteins in 277 species: Archae - 0; Bacteria - 0; Metazoa - 736; Fungi - 347; Plants - 385; Viruses - 0; Other Eukaryotes - 339 (source: NCBI BLink).): MMGRKNSKQVRYSNRLILINRLSQLSDPLICQILSHLPIKEVVTTSVLSTRWKNIWLSVPSLELIYSIFPNFNTFRSFGDRFFDSTRVSCIHNLKLYFDEHDACYLTSWINAFVTRNIRRLYVRRVRGNYFHELPLSLYVCETLVSLKLFHLTLVDPEFVSLPCLKIMHLNYVWFPNDATFERLVSSCPVLEDLKIDVLWNDGRVYRVKSRSLKRLRLLRSSTMVFDSVPGVVIDAPLICYLRINDRVSETYILNDLESNAKLDIHLDFGSEDFGEPSVSSRRSRIRSFLPAISKVMGLKISENTFKVIHHYSNLAQLPQFDNTSRLHVTLRVSELKWLPNFLECCPNLKSLIVAFNGDFEKMGSEEMNQISFLLRMKRIVDMTIFMYTSKVLLHSDNINQLSFSSVPKCLLSSLQFVELNAQILRFDGEILNLAKYFLENSSILQKLTLHPNKYGSTYANMLHKFRRRSRTCQFILTDLE, encoded by the exons atgatgggtagaaaaaactcaaaacaggTTCGTTATTCCAATAGGTTGATACTCATAAATAGGTTAAGCCAATTATCTGATCCTTTGATATGTCAGATACTTTCTCATCTTCCCATAAAGGAGGTTGTCACGACAAGCGTTTTATCCACTAGATGGAAGAATATCTGGCTTAGTGTTCCTAGTTTGGAATTGATATATTCGATATTCCCAAATTTCAATACCTTTAGGAGTTTTGGTGATAGGTTTTTCGATTCCACTAGGGTTTCATGTATACACAATCttaagttatattttgatGAACATGATGCATGTTATCTTACATCATGGATCAATGCCTTTGTTACACGTAACATCCGACGTCTATATGTCCGTCGTGTTCGTGGGAATTATTTTCATGAGCTGCCCTTAAGCCTTTATGTTTGTGAGACATTGGTGTCACTAAAACTCTTTCATCTGACTTTGGTTGACCCcgaatttgtttctttaccgTGTCTGAAAATCATGCATCTAAACTATGTTTGGTTTCCCAATGATGCCACTTTCGAGAGACTTGTCTCTTCTTGCCCTGTCTTAGAAGACTTAAAGATTGATGTATTATGGAATGATGGAAGAGTTTATCGAGTGAAATCTCGTTCACTTAAGAGACTCCGTTTACTACGAAGTTCTACTATGGTGTTTGATTCTGTTCCGGGTGTTGTTATTGATGCTCCTCTAATATGCTATTTGAGAATCAATGATCGTGTATCAGAAACCTATATATTAAATGATCTGGAGTCCAATGCCAAGTTAGATATACATCTAGACTTTGGTTCTGAAGATTTTGGCGAACCAAGCGTTTCATCGAGGAGAAGTCGCATCCGTAGTTTTCTGCCCGCAATATCGAAGGTCATGGGTTTGAAAATATCTGAGAACACTttcaag GTCATTCATCACTATTCCAATTTAGCACAACTACCTCAATTTGATAACACGTCCCGCTTGCACGTTACTCTCCGTGTATCCGAATTAAAATGGTTGCCGAATTTTCTTGAGTGTTGCCCGAATCTGAAATCCCTCATTGTGGCTTTTAATGGTGACTTTGAGAAGATGGGTTCTGAGGAGATGAATCAAATAAGTTTCCTTCTCCGGATGAAGAGGATTGTGGATATGACGATATTCATGTACACTTCCAag gTATTGTTGCATAGTGATAACATAAATCAACTAAGTTTTTCATCTGTTCCTAAGTGTCTACTATCATCGCTCCAGTTTGTTGAACTCAATGCCCAAATCTTGAGATTTGATGGCGAAATACTGAATCTGGCGAAATACTTCTTAGAGAATTCATCTATCCTCCAAAAACTCACTCTACATCCGAACAAGTATGGTTCAACTTATGCGAATATGCTACACAAATTCCGAAGACGCTCTAGAACTTGCCAATTCATCCTAACTGATTTGGAATAG
- the GATA12 gene encoding GATA transcription factor 12 (GATA transcription factor 12 (GATA12); CONTAINS InterPro DOMAIN/s: Zinc finger, NHR/GATA-type (InterPro:IPR013088), Transcription factor, GATA, plant (InterPro:IPR016679), Zinc finger, GATA-type (InterPro:IPR000679); BEST Arabidopsis thaliana protein match is: GATA transcription factor 9 (TAIR:AT4G32890.1); Has 1807 Blast hits to 1807 proteins in 277 species: Archae - 0; Bacteria - 0; Metazoa - 736; Fungi - 347; Plants - 385; Viruses - 0; Other Eukaryotes - 339 (source: NCBI BLink).): MEDEAHEFFHTSDFAVDDLLVDFSNDDDEENDVVADSTTTTTITDSSNFSAADLPSFHGDVQDGTSFSGDLCIPSDDLADELEWLSNIVDESLSPEDVHKLELISGFKSRPDPKSDTGSPENPNSSSPIFTTDVSVPAKARSKRSRAAACNWASRGLLKETFYDSPFTGETILSSQQHLSPPTSPPLLMAPLGKKQAVDGGHRRKKDVSSPESGGAEERRCLHCATDKTPQWRTGPMGPKTLCNACGVRYKSGRLVPEYRPAASPTFVLAKHSNSHRKVMELRRQKEMSRAHHEFIHHHHGTDTAMIFDVSSDGDDYLIHHNVGPDFRQLI, from the exons ATGGAAGATGAAGCACATGAATTCTTCCACACATCTGATTTTGCCGTTGATGACCTTTTAGTTGATTTCTCTAACGATGATGACGAAGAAAACGATGTTGTTGCTGATTCCACCACTACCACCACCATAACCGACAGCTCTAACTTCTCCGCTGCTGATCTTCCCAGTTTCCACGGTGATGTTCAAGACGGCACTAGCTTCTCCGGTGACCTTTGTATACCT tcTGATGATTTGGCTGATGAGTTAGAGTGGCTTTCGAACATTGTGGATGAATCATTGTCGCCTGAAGATGTACACAAGCTCGAGCTAATATCCGGTTTTAAGAGTCGACCGGACCCGAAATCCGATACCGGAAGCCCGGAAAACCCGAATAGCAGCAGTCCGATTTTTACTACCGACGTTTCTGTACCGGCCAAAGCTAGAAGCAAACGCTCACGCGCCGCTGCGTGTAATTGGGCCTCACGTGGGCTTCTCAAGGAAACGTTTTACGACAGTCCTTTCACCGGAGAAACCATTCTCTCTAGCCAACAACACTTGTCTCCGCCAACCTCGCCGCCTTTGTTGATGGCTCCGCTAGGGAAAAAGCAAGCCGTTGATGGAGGACACCGACGGAAGAAGGATGTTTCTTCACCGGAGTCTGGTGGCGCAGAGGAGAGACGGTGTCTCCACTGCGCCACGGATAAGACTCCGCAATGGCGGACAGGCCCAATGGGCCCGAAGACGTTGTGCAACGCTTGCGGTGTTAGGTACAAATCGGGACGTTTAGTGCCGGAGTATCGGCCCGCGGCGAGTCCGACGTTTGTGCTGGCGAAACACTCAAATTCTCATCGGAAAGTTATGGAGCTCCGGCGACAGAAGGAGATGAGTAGGGCCCATCATGAGTTCATACATCACCATCACGGTACGGACACTGCCATGATTTTCGACGTTTCATCGGACGGTGATGATTACTTGATCCACCACAACGTTGGCCCAGATTTCAGACAGCTTATTTGA
- a CDS encoding uncharacterized protein (unknown protein; Has 1807 Blast hits to 1807 proteins in 277 species: Archae - 0; Bacteria - 0; Metazoa - 736; Fungi - 347; Plants - 385; Viruses - 0; Other Eukaryotes - 339 (source: NCBI BLink).), whose protein sequence is MEDMKSLIKTSKELRKRIETRRENKEMAKMRETSDEKLIEKDEDVTKAGEFKEMLAIEKTWQIWEELLKEHDEFEEISEILVKLEKKYYELEEVENRENLQMKEKTLKRKYKRELKKSSKIKELEDRMIKAGQINDEHERELKKKCSKIKELEDRIRKEGQINNEHERELKKN, encoded by the exons ATGGAGGATATGAAGAGTTTGATAAAGACTTCTAAAGAACTGAGGAAAAGGATAGAGACAAGGAGGGAAAACAAAGAGATGGCAAAAATGAGAGAGACGAGTGACGAAAAACTGATTGAGAAGGACGAAGATGTGACAAAAGCAGGAGAGTTTAAGGAAATGCTCGCTATAGAAAAAACATGGCAAATCTGGGAGGAGCTCCTTAAAGAGCATGACGAATTTGAGGag ATTTCAGAGATACTTGTGAAGCTCGAGAAGAAATACTATGAGCTAGAAGAAGTAGAGAATAGGGAAAATCTTCAGATGAAAGAG AAAACTTTGAAACGGAAGTACAAAAGAGAGCTGAAGAAGAGTTCTAAGATCAAAGAACTAGAGGACCGCATGATAAAAGCAGGCCAAATCAACGATGAGCACGAAAgagagctgaagaagaagtgttCTAAGATAAAAGAACTAGAGGACCGTATAAGAAAAGAAGGCCAAATCAACAATGAGCACGAAAgagagctgaagaagaactgA
- a CDS encoding DUF1677 family protein (DUF1677) (Protein of unknown function (DUF1677); CONTAINS InterPro DOMAIN/s: Protein of unknown function DUF1677, plant (InterPro:IPR012876); BEST Arabidopsis thaliana protein match is: Protein of unknown function (DUF1677) (TAIR:AT1G79770.1); Has 1807 Blast hits to 1807 proteins in 277 species: Archae - 0; Bacteria - 0; Metazoa - 736; Fungi - 347; Plants - 385; Viruses - 0; Other Eukaryotes - 339 (source: NCBI BLink).) → MAPLQRTISDISHQISIDNTLTKEPSPTATATTLLSLSAISEVEDAKCECCGMSEECTPEYIHRVRSKFSGKLICGLCEKAVEGEMEKMNNSEVLMEKRREEAVKVHMSACSRFNRLGRSYPVLYQAEAVKEMLKKRSKKMVGATKPEKGGLARSSSCMPALAKELKDRTLVN, encoded by the coding sequence ATGGCCCCCCTTCAACGCACCATCTCGGATATTTCACACCAAATTTCAATAGACAACACTCTAACAAAAGAACCATCTCCAACCGCAACCGCAACAACTTTGTTATCCTTATCAGCGATATCCGAAGTGGAAGATGCAAAGTGTGAGTGTTGTGGCATGTCTGAAGAGTGCACGCCGGAGTACATACACCGTGTGCGTTCAAAATTCTCAGGGAAGCTGATTTGCGGGCTGTGCGAAAAAGCGGTGGAGGgggagatggagaagatgaacaaCAGTGAAGTGCTGATGGAGAAGCGGCGAGAAGAGGCAGTGAAGGTACACATGAGCGCATGTTCCCGGTTCAACAGGCTAGGCCGGAGTTATCCAGTGTTGTACCAAGCAGAAGCGGTTAAGGAAATGCTGAAAAAGAGGTCTAAGAAGATGGTTGGAGCCACCAAGCCTGAAAAAGGTGGCCTCGCTAGGAGCTCTAGCTGCATGCCGGCTTTAGCTAAGGAGCTTAAAGATCGTACCTTGGTTAATTAG
- a CDS encoding F-box/RNI-like superfamily protein (F-box/RNI-like superfamily protein; FUNCTIONS IN: molecular_function unknown; INVOLVED IN: biological_process unknown; LOCATED IN: vacuole; CONTAINS InterPro DOMAIN/s: F-box domain, cyclin-like (InterPro:IPR001810), F-box domain, Skp2-like (InterPro:IPR022364), FBD-like (InterPro:IPR006566); BEST Arabidopsis thaliana protein match is: F-box family protein (TAIR:AT3G60040.1); Has 1807 Blast hits to 1807 proteins in 277 species: Archae - 0; Bacteria - 0; Metazoa - 736; Fungi - 347; Plants - 385; Viruses - 0; Other Eukaryotes - 339 (source: NCBI BLink).): MDTRKVKSSSRDAVNCLPDEILAKILSYLPTKRAVSTSLISKRWRNLFALMIQLFESQHHLYLDDSDLVYPEEGKGEMKDVQESFGDFVDKTLTDCNTIKKLSILCPLKCCAHKDIDQWLHHAMERGVVDLDMRFKMGFTPTQNEWPCNVFTIKTLVKLTFRIEVGQNKMPYCPKGVLPVLKSLFLHAIWFACERLCHSMLPGCPILEELFLHDLRGYRYNDSPNFSISHKTLKRLTVHFNNSFELGRPMQFDTPSLLYLEYSGFAPCRYSRTSYLNSLVEVKLDVHIRHECNTHMHLSPIIDWIGNVKTLSLSPASVKMMYSRCVELHVFSNLVKLYFESNEKEGWEVLPRLLNKSPKLETLVLKGLHCASDHGVCVDRNEVKVLEIYGFSGCGREVRQVKCLLREMQFLQVMKVEIDAHDDNKKLRVINHLLDLPKRPSKFHIQFL; encoded by the exons ATGGATACCAGAAAGGTGAAATCTAGCTCTAGAGATGCAGTAAACTGTCTTCCAGATGAGATACTTGCTAAGATCTTGTCCTATCTTCCCACAAAACGAGCTGTTTCTACATCTCTTATCTCCAAAAGGTGGAGGAATCTGTTTGCGTTGATGATTCAACTCTTTGAATCTCAACATCATCTCTATTTAGACGACTCAGATTTAGTTTATCCAGAGGAAGGTAAAGGAGAAATGAAAGATGTTCAGGAGAGCTTCGGggattttgttgataaaaccCTTACCGATTGCAATACCATAAAGAAACTTTCAATATTATGTCCTCTTAAATGTTGCGCTCATAAGGACATCGACCAATGGCTACACCATGCCATGGAACGAGGTGTTGTGGATCTTGATATGCGTTTTAAAATGGGTTTTACTCCTACGCAAAATGAGTGGCCTTGTAATGTTTTCACAATCAAGACGTTGGTCAAGCTAACATTTAGAATAGAGGTTGGTCAAAATAAAATGCCATATTGTCCAAAAGGGGTTCTTCCAGTGCTAAAGAGTCTTTTTCTCCATGCAATTTGGTTTGCATGCGAAAGATTGTGCCATTCGATGCTTCCTGGTTGTCCAATACTTGAGGAATTATTCTTACATGACTTACGCGGTTACAGATATAATGACAGTCCAAACTTCTCTATATCCCACAAAACCCTCAAGAGACTCACAGTTCACTTCAATAACAGTTTTGAATTGGGGCGCCCAATGCAATTCGACACACCAAGTCTTCTTTACCTCGAATACTCTGGCTTCGCTCCTTGTCGCTATTCAAGGACCAGTTACTTGAATTCCCTTGTTGAGGTCAAACTAGATGTTCATATAAGACATGAATGTAATACTCACATGCATCTATCTCCGATCATTGATTGGATAGGCAACGTTAAGACCCTTTCCTTGTCTCCTGCTTCTGTTAAG ATGATGTATTCAAGATGTGTGGAATTACATGTCTTTTCAAACCTTGTTAAGCTTTATTTTGAAAGTAATGAGAAAGAAGGTTGGGAAGTGCTTCCGCGTCTGCTTAACAAATCTCCAAAGCTAGAAACGTTGGTCCTCAAG GGTTTGCATTGTGCAAGTGATCACGGAGTTTGCGTTGATCGAAATGAAGTGAAGGTGTTGGAGATATATGGGTTTAGTGGATGTGGTAGAGAAGTGAGACAAGTGAAGTGCTTGTTGCGGGAAATGCAGTTTCTTCAAGTGATGAAAGTGGAAATTGATGCTCATGATGATAACAAGAAACTGAGAGTCATCAATCACCTTCTTGATCTTCCTAAACGTCCATCTAAATTTCATATCCAGTTCTTGTGA